In the Ursus arctos isolate Adak ecotype North America unplaced genomic scaffold, UrsArc2.0 scaffold_5, whole genome shotgun sequence genome, one interval contains:
- the LOC113261429 gene encoding olfactory receptor 2T8-like: MMKALSSVSSFAVSLLFEIMNIWNTTSDFILLGLFNHTGAHLFLFVMVLTITFTSVVGNALMFFLIHQDARLHTPMYFLLSQLSLMDMVLVSTIVPKMAADYLTGQKSISPAGCGLQIFFFMSLGGGECFLLAAMSYDRYVAVCHPLRYPVLMSWQLCLRMTMGSWFLGAADGLMQAAATMSFPFCNAHEINHFFCEAPTLVRLACADTVVFEYVMYICCVLMLLVPFSLILISYSLILAAVLQMCSREARKKAFATCSSHVCVVGLFYGAAIFIYMRPKSYRLANHDKVVSAFYTIFTPLLNPIIYSLRNSEVKGALRKCMRQCAALKS; this comes from the coding sequence ATGATGAAAGCTCTGTCATCTGTCTCTTCATTCGCAGTGTCACTCCTGTTTGAAATCATGAACATCTGGAACACCACCTCAGATTTCATTCTCCTAGGACTCTTTAATCACACAGGAGCCCACCTATTTCTCTTTGTGATGGTTCTGACAATTACCTTCACCTCTGTAGTAGGCAATGCCCTTATGTTCTTCCTGATTCACCAGGATGCCCGgctccacacacccatgtacttccTACTAAGCCAACTTTCTCTCATGGACATGGTGCTGGTCTCCACCATTGTGCCCAAAATGGCAGCTGACTACTTGACTGGCCAGAAGTCCATCTCTCCGGCTGGCTGTGGATTGCAGATTTTCTTCTTCATGTCACTGGGAGGAGGTGAGTGCTTCCTCTTAGCAgccatgtcctatgaccgctatgtggctgTGTGCCACCCACTGAGATACCCTGTTCTCATGAGCTGGCAATTATGCCTGAGAATGACTATGGGGTCTTGGTTCCTGGGGGCAGCTGATGGGCTCATGCAGGCAGCTGCTACGATGAGCTTCCCATTTTGCAATGCACATGAGATCAATCATTTCTTCTGTGAGGCCCCTACTCTGGTGCGTTTGGCTTGTGCTGACACAGTTGTTTTTGAGTATGTGATGTACATTTGCTGTGTATTAATGCTCCTGGTCCCATTTTCTCTCATCCTGATTTCCTATAGTCTCATCCTTGCAGCAGTTCTCCAGATGTGTTCTAGAGAAGCCCGCAAGAAGGCTTTTGCCACCTGCTCCTCACATGTCTGTGTTGTGGGACTCTTTTATGGAGCTGCTATTTTTATCTACATGAGACCCAAATCCTATAGGTTAGCTAATCATGATAAAGTAGTATCAGCCTTCTACACTATCTTCACTCCTTTGTTGAACCCCATCATCTACAGTCTGAGGAATAGTGAAGTCAAGGGAGCCCTGAGAAAGTGTATGCGTCAGTGTGCAGCCCTTAAGTCATGA